From Treponema rectale, one genomic window encodes:
- a CDS encoding glucose-6-phosphate isomerase yields MAEISWNNLNKLESYKKLQSLKNSVSLASALKGASGVKRVTEFSIPMSAGLTYNYAAKQVNKQIISVFKSLVKEDQLLEKFAALYNGEVVNTGEKRMVLHHLTRGQLGKDVVVDGVNKRDFYVNVQKRIAEFADKVHSGKILNERGEKYTTVCQIGIGGSDLGPRAMYLALENWAKANKTHFMEAKFISNVDPDDAAAVLDSIDIAKTIFVLVSKSGTTLETLTNESFVKDAIKKAKCDVSKHMIAVTSETSPLVNNPDYMDCFFMDDFIGGRYSSTSAVGGAILSLAFGPDVFAKFLKGAAEEDKTALEKDVTKNPALMDALIGVYERNVLGLPSTAVLPYSQALSRFPAHLQQLDMESNGKSVNRFGKKITYVTGPVIFGEPGTNGQHSFYQLLHQGTNIIPLQFIAFQNNQTGKDVTIQGSTSQTKLAANVSAQIVAFACGKDDKDPNKFFAGERPSSLIWGKSVTPESLGALLAHYENKVMFQGFLWNVNSFDQEGVQLGKTLAKAVLSKNMDPVLEAYAKLLIK; encoded by the coding sequence CAGGTCTTACCTACAATTATGCAGCAAAACAGGTCAACAAACAGATTATTTCAGTTTTCAAATCACTGGTAAAAGAAGATCAGCTTCTTGAAAAATTTGCAGCACTCTATAACGGTGAAGTCGTAAACACTGGAGAAAAACGCATGGTTCTCCATCACCTTACCCGCGGACAGCTGGGAAAAGACGTTGTAGTTGACGGCGTAAACAAACGTGATTTCTACGTTAATGTTCAGAAAAGAATTGCAGAATTTGCAGACAAAGTTCATTCAGGAAAAATCCTCAATGAAAGAGGAGAAAAATATACAACCGTATGCCAGATTGGTATCGGCGGTTCAGACCTGGGTCCGAGAGCAATGTACCTTGCCCTTGAAAACTGGGCAAAAGCAAACAAGACTCATTTCATGGAAGCAAAATTCATTTCCAACGTTGATCCTGATGATGCAGCAGCAGTTCTTGATTCAATTGATATTGCAAAAACAATTTTCGTTCTTGTTTCTAAATCAGGAACAACTCTCGAAACACTTACCAACGAATCTTTCGTAAAAGATGCAATTAAAAAAGCAAAGTGTGATGTTTCAAAACACATGATTGCAGTTACCAGCGAAACATCTCCTCTCGTAAACAATCCTGACTACATGGACTGTTTCTTTATGGACGACTTCATCGGCGGACGCTACTCTTCAACCTCTGCAGTAGGAGGAGCAATCCTTTCTCTTGCATTCGGTCCTGATGTATTTGCAAAATTCCTTAAAGGTGCAGCAGAAGAAGACAAGACAGCACTTGAAAAGGATGTTACAAAAAATCCTGCCCTTATGGATGCCCTCATCGGTGTTTACGAACGCAACGTACTCGGTCTTCCTTCAACAGCCGTACTTCCATACTCACAGGCACTTTCAAGATTCCCTGCACACCTTCAGCAGCTTGACATGGAATCAAACGGAAAAAGCGTAAACCGCTTCGGAAAGAAAATTACTTATGTAACAGGTCCTGTTATTTTCGGTGAACCGGGAACAAACGGACAGCACTCTTTCTATCAGCTGCTCCATCAGGGAACAAACATCATTCCTCTTCAGTTCATTGCATTCCAGAACAATCAGACAGGTAAAGACGTTACCATCCAGGGTTCAACAAGCCAGACAAAACTTGCTGCAAATGTAAGTGCACAGATTGTTGCCTTTGCCTGCGGAAAAGACGATAAAGATCCTAACAAATTCTTTGCAGGAGAAAGACCTTCTTCATTAATCTGGGGAAAATCAGTAACTCCTGAAAGTCTCGGTGCCCTTCTTGCTCACTACGAAAATAAAGTAATGTTCCAGGGATTCCTCTGGAATGTAAACAGTTTCGATCAGGAAGGCGTACAGCTTGGAAAGACACTGGCAAAAGCAGTTCTCTCAAAGAACATGGATCCGGTTCTTGAAGCTTATGCAAAACTTCTGATTAAATAA
- a CDS encoding YkgJ family cysteine cluster protein → MIEEEIKFSCRQCSWCCRFEGGVVRLSKEDLENLCAWSNLTEDQFKKVYCRTAEDDSGNKWLILKTLQNGDCIFWKKDLCSGKGGCECYTARPVQCSTFPFWTDIVKDKESWNKTALHCPGINCGNSHTAEEIKTELEKYKKRIPLKAE, encoded by the coding sequence ATGATTGAAGAAGAAATAAAATTTTCATGCAGGCAATGTTCCTGGTGCTGCCGTTTTGAAGGCGGAGTTGTCAGACTGTCAAAAGAGGACCTGGAAAATCTCTGCGCCTGGTCAAATCTTACGGAAGATCAGTTTAAAAAAGTTTACTGCCGTACAGCAGAAGATGATTCCGGAAATAAATGGCTCATACTTAAGACTCTGCAGAATGGAGACTGCATTTTCTGGAAAAAGGATTTATGCAGCGGAAAGGGAGGCTGTGAATGCTACACCGCCAGACCTGTTCAATGCAGCACCTTCCCCTTCTGGACTGACATTGTAAAAGATAAAGAAAGCTGGAACAAGACAGCCCTGCACTGTCCCGGAATCAACTGTGGAAATTCCCATACGGCTGAAGAAATTAAAACAGAACTGGAAAAATACAAAAAAAGAATTCCCCTCAAAGCAGAATAA
- a CDS encoding GH36-type glycosyl hydrolase domain-containing protein: MKYGFFDDEKREYVITRPDTPAPWANYLGSPDYGAIISNNAGGYSFAKSGANGRLLRYVFNGNDQPGRYIYIRDNETKDYWSASWQPVGKDLNEYKSECRHGTGYSIFNADYAGIKSTATYYVPLNSAYEIWALKITNDSGKKRELTVTGFAEFTNNSNYEQDQVNLQYSLFISRTLFEKNRVMQQIHGNLSDVEKSKPVDNKIVTERFFGIAGAEADSWCGDKERFVGLYRSYKNPAGIENGNLNNIASYNENSCGAISAKISLNPGEAKTIAFITGMKYSDEADRIISSYSDTENKINTELNELKNWWHSKFRNLQVNTPSKEFNTMINTWNAYNCFMTFIWSRAASFIYCGLRNGYGYRDTVQDIQGIIHLAPEMAKEKIVFMLSAQVNNGGGLPLVKFTHNPGHEDTPDDASYVKETGHPAYRADDALWLFPTVYKYIAETGDLAFLDQKVPYANTDTGTVYDHLKRAVNFSAQRLGPHGLPAGLYADWNDCLRLGKNGESTFVAFQYYYAMTVIRSFAEYKKDSEYISYINDKQAELKKILNELCWNTDRFIRGFTEAGETIGKRTDPEASMWLNPQSWAVISGFADEEQSEKSLDSVNRILNTKYGALLMDPPYHSHAFEGALAVIYNAGTKENAGIFSQSQGWLILAESLLNHGNRAFQYFMENAPAAWNNNAEIRKMEPYCYGQFTEGKASPHFGRSHVHWLTGTASTVMVGCVEGILGLRPDAAGLKISPSIPSEWKGFTMEKNFRDKRLLITVENPEGKESGCSEFYVNGKKLEEAYIPQEMLTETTEVKLIM; encoded by the coding sequence ATGAAATACGGTTTTTTTGATGACGAAAAAAGGGAGTATGTAATTACAAGACCGGATACACCGGCGCCGTGGGCAAACTACCTTGGTTCACCAGACTATGGTGCAATAATTTCAAATAATGCAGGCGGTTACAGTTTTGCAAAATCCGGAGCAAACGGAAGACTGTTACGTTATGTATTCAACGGCAATGACCAGCCGGGAAGATATATTTACATCAGGGATAACGAAACAAAAGATTACTGGAGTGCTTCATGGCAGCCGGTAGGAAAAGACCTTAATGAATATAAATCAGAATGCAGGCACGGAACAGGATATTCCATATTCAATGCAGACTATGCAGGAATTAAAAGTACGGCAACTTACTATGTTCCCCTGAATTCAGCTTACGAAATATGGGCATTAAAAATTACAAATGATTCAGGTAAAAAAAGAGAACTTACCGTTACAGGTTTTGCAGAGTTTACAAACAATTCAAATTACGAACAGGACCAGGTAAACCTTCAGTACTCCCTGTTTATTTCAAGAACCCTCTTTGAAAAAAACAGAGTCATGCAGCAGATTCACGGAAACCTGTCCGATGTAGAAAAATCAAAGCCTGTAGACAATAAAATTGTTACGGAACGTTTCTTCGGAATTGCAGGAGCAGAAGCAGATTCCTGGTGCGGTGACAAAGAAAGATTTGTCGGCCTGTACAGAAGCTATAAAAATCCTGCCGGAATAGAAAACGGCAATCTTAACAACATCGCCTCATACAATGAAAACTCTTGCGGCGCAATCTCAGCAAAAATCTCTCTTAATCCTGGAGAAGCAAAAACAATAGCCTTCATTACAGGCATGAAGTATTCAGACGAAGCAGACAGAATAATCAGCTCATACTCTGATACGGAAAACAAAATCAACACTGAACTTAATGAACTTAAAAACTGGTGGCACTCAAAATTCCGCAATCTTCAGGTCAATACTCCAAGTAAAGAATTCAACACAATGATAAACACCTGGAATGCCTACAACTGTTTCATGACCTTCATCTGGTCAAGAGCTGCCTCGTTCATCTACTGCGGTCTCAGAAACGGATACGGCTACCGTGATACAGTACAGGACATTCAGGGTATCATTCATCTTGCTCCTGAAATGGCAAAAGAAAAAATCGTCTTCATGCTTTCAGCTCAGGTTAATAACGGCGGAGGACTTCCACTCGTAAAATTCACTCATAATCCGGGACACGAAGATACGCCGGACGATGCTTCCTATGTAAAAGAAACCGGACATCCTGCATACCGCGCAGATGATGCACTGTGGCTCTTCCCTACCGTATACAAATACATTGCTGAAACTGGTGATCTTGCATTCCTTGACCAGAAAGTTCCCTATGCAAATACAGACACAGGAACAGTTTACGACCATCTTAAGCGGGCGGTAAACTTTTCCGCACAGCGTCTGGGACCACACGGACTTCCTGCAGGACTTTATGCAGACTGGAACGACTGTCTCAGACTCGGTAAAAACGGAGAATCAACTTTCGTAGCATTCCAGTATTATTATGCAATGACAGTAATCCGCAGTTTTGCAGAATATAAAAAAGACAGTGAATATATTTCGTACATCAATGACAAACAGGCAGAACTCAAAAAAATATTGAATGAACTCTGCTGGAACACAGACAGATTCATAAGAGGCTTTACGGAAGCAGGAGAAACAATAGGAAAACGAACTGACCCGGAAGCATCAATGTGGCTTAATCCTCAAAGCTGGGCCGTAATCTCCGGCTTTGCTGATGAAGAGCAGAGCGAAAAATCCCTGGACAGTGTAAACAGAATACTCAACACAAAATATGGTGCACTGCTCATGGATCCTCCATATCACTCACACGCCTTCGAGGGAGCACTGGCAGTAATCTACAATGCAGGTACAAAAGAAAACGCAGGTATTTTCTCCCAGTCCCAGGGCTGGCTCATTCTTGCAGAAAGTCTCCTGAACCACGGCAACAGGGCATTCCAGTACTTTATGGAAAATGCACCTGCAGCATGGAATAACAATGCTGAAATCAGAAAAATGGAACCTTACTGTTACGGACAGTTCACTGAAGGAAAGGCAAGTCCTCACTTCGGCAGATCCCACGTTCACTGGCTTACAGGAACCGCCTCAACGGTAATGGTCGGCTGCGTTGAAGGCATCCTCGGATTAAGGCCGGATGCAGCAGGCTTAAAAATCTCTCCTTCAATTCCATCAGAATGGAAAGGCTTTACAATGGAAAAAAACTTCCGCGATAAACGTCTTCTTATTACTGTAGAAAATCCAGAGGGTAAAGAAAGCGGCTGCTCAGAATTCTACGTAAACGGAAAAAAACTGGAAGAAGCTTATATTCCTCAGGAAATGCTTACAGAAACAACAGAAGTAAAACTTATCATGTAA
- a CDS encoding metallophosphoesterase — protein sequence MNKKTLFALAEILLCLSFFSSCRSIRTQNYEIIQKKNTKSETLRILQISDFHSNDFGKNEAKLIEKVKAAQPDLIVLTGDIFDFDRPGIKPVQNVKYLLEGITPLCPVYYVSGNHEYYNYHNDEYNYMIEEYGGKLLKNKAEKITIKNVEIIIAGLDDPFADLDIEHREKKFESKEKYRARISDVCTQAAELMNDNVFCTILLAHRPEYIREYLSGSFSFDLILSGHAHGGQWRFPGINGLYAPMQGLFPKFAGGRYDFNSENQLMKKNHSEKESQVFIVSRGLSYQSPGVPRIMNNPELVVINISAAELPPSSLQ from the coding sequence ATGAACAAAAAAACTCTGTTTGCACTGGCTGAAATCCTTTTATGTTTATCATTTTTTTCTTCCTGCCGTTCCATACGTACTCAAAACTACGAGATTATACAGAAAAAAAATACAAAAAGCGAAACCCTCCGCATCCTTCAAATCTCTGATTTTCACAGCAATGATTTTGGAAAAAACGAAGCAAAGCTCATAGAAAAAGTTAAAGCAGCACAGCCTGACCTTATCGTACTCACAGGAGACATTTTTGATTTTGACCGTCCGGGAATAAAACCTGTTCAGAACGTAAAGTATCTTCTTGAAGGAATAACTCCTCTATGCCCGGTTTATTATGTCAGCGGAAATCATGAATACTACAACTACCACAATGACGAATACAATTACATGATTGAAGAATATGGCGGAAAGCTGCTGAAAAATAAAGCAGAAAAAATAACCATTAAAAACGTAGAAATCATAATTGCCGGACTGGATGATCCCTTTGCAGATCTGGACATTGAACACAGAGAAAAGAAATTTGAAAGCAAAGAAAAATACAGGGCACGTATCAGCGATGTCTGTACCCAGGCAGCAGAACTGATGAATGACAATGTTTTCTGCACGATATTACTTGCCCACAGACCTGAATACATCCGGGAATACCTCAGCGGAAGCTTTTCATTTGACCTCATTCTTTCTGGACATGCCCATGGAGGTCAGTGGCGTTTTCCCGGAATAAACGGACTGTATGCTCCGATGCAGGGACTATTCCCGAAATTCGCAGGGGGAAGATACGACTTTAATTCAGAAAACCAGCTTATGAAAAAAAATCATTCCGAAAAAGAAAGCCAGGTATTCATAGTAAGCAGGGGATTATCCTATCAAAGTCCGGGGGTTCCGAGAATAATGAATAATCCTGAACTTGTAGTCATAAATATAAGTGCTGCAGAACTCCCTCCTTCTTCCCTTCAATAA